In the Blautia coccoides genome, GGCAAACATCTTAATGATTTCTCTGTCTACCATACGAAGTCCCGATGTGGGATCTGTAATAGTCTTTCCGGTCAGAACTTTTATAAGCCCGGTAAAAAACTTGATTCCCATCCTTCTGAGTCCGGATGACTGAAAACCTTTTTTCTCAATAAATCTGGAGCCAATCACCATGTTGGCCTGATGCTTTTCCATAAACACTGCCATCTCATTCAAAAAAGCAGCATCATGCTGTCCGTCGCCGTCTACCTGCACAGCCACATCATAATGATTCTCAAGAGCATACATATAACCAGTCTGGACCGCACCTCCTATTCCCAGATTCACAGAAAGATTGATAAAATGAAATTGTTTTTTTTCACATATCTCTTTCGTCTTATCTCTGGAACAGTCATTTATAACTATATAATCAAATGATGGTGCAAATTTTTGAATATTCTCTACGGTCTTCTCTATGCATGACTCTTCATTGTAAGCAGGTATAATGATTAATTTCTTCATAAGTTTTCCTTTTATATTATCTGATTCATCATAATTTATTAGATTTCTCACTTGAGCTGTACAGCTTTACAAGAATTCTGGCAATTGGTTTTGGCCAAAATTTTCTAAACATAATGAAATCTTCTCTTTTTCTTGCATCATCTCCAAGAATAATACTGGTTTCAGAACCCTCGTGAATTCTATGATACATTAAAATTTTATTTACATATACAAAACTACCCTTTTCTTTTGAAAGCTTTTCCCATGCTTCCCAGTCCTCTGCACTGCGAAAACCTGCCTTAAAAATAGGTTCCTGCAAATGCTCCTTCGCAAAGGTAACACTGGGACAGCAAATAGGGCAGCCAAAAGACAAAATCCTTCGCCTTACGAATTTTGAACTCCAAAACACTTTGATCTTCAATGGCATTAACATAAGGCGTTTCATTTTTAGCAGCCGGTTGTTCAGTATAGGCTGATCCTTCCGCAATTCTCCATAATCTCCAAAAACAATCAGCGGCCTTTTCGCCCGTCTGAGATATTCGTAACTCTTCTGCCAATAATCCGGAAGATAGACATCGTCCTGATGAGCAATGGTAACATATCTGGCATTCGCACATTGATAGGCAAAATTCCAGTCCTGTGTGATTCCGTGTTCTCCATGGTTTATAAAAAGAGGTATCTCATATTTCCGGCTCAATTCCTCTATGTATTTATTTGGTGTTGATGTAACCATGATAATACTGCTTTTCCTGGTCTGTTTTTCTAATGACAGTATACATTCTTCCAGATATGGGCTTTCTTTATAAGCACAAATGGCAAAAATGTGCTCTCTCTTTTTATTTCCTTCCATTTTTCAACCGCTCCGTTTTTTATTTCTATTTCAATCTTCCACCTGTCCTTTAACAGCAAAATTTTCATGGACACATCTTGCCAGACATAGTGCCAAAAAGATAATTTCAACAATCGTTGCAAGAGCCAGAGCCACACTCCCGCCCTGCATGTCATACCTCTTTACCATGATCACTGAAGAAAAATAGCTGACCGCTACTGCAGCAGCATTCCCGGCGACAAGCCCTTTAAAATCTCTGATCGCTGTCAGAACACCGCAGAGAAGCCAAGCAAAGGCTGTAAGCACTGTACATAGGATCAACGGGATCAACAAGTCTGAATGGGCAGCCACTTCCTCACCCAACAGCAGTCCCAGTCCCCATTTCCCCAATAATTTTCCGCCTATGACACCTGCCACAGCCAATCCTGCCACAGAAGCGGAGCATAGAAATAAGGCGTTTAAAAATCCTTTTTTATTCTTCTGATGATATCTCTCTGCAAAAAGTGTAACAAAAGGATTAAAAATATAGGTGGCACCCATTTGTATAATTAAAGTCGGCGTTGCCACTGAACCATATATCCCCAGTTTATAGTTACCCAAATATCTCTCTATGAATAATCTTGGAATTGTACCGATGGCTGTTGACAACATAGTATACACTACTAATGGAAAGCATTCAATCAATAATTCTTTTATTTTCTTTTTATCCCAGCAAATACGTATATTGGTTATCTTTCCTGCAAAATGAATATCATACAGGCATACAGACAACAGACAACAGACCGTCATTATTAAAAGCGTTATAACAAGATTTCCGGACAAGAATAAAGCTGCTGAAAAAGTGCCTAAAGTCAGGACACCTCTGATAGTAAAAGATTTGCCCACATAGTCAAGGCGCCACATTTTTTGATATATTCCGGCAAACACATCAAAGAGAGCTTC is a window encoding:
- a CDS encoding lipopolysaccharide biosynthesis protein, which gives rise to MRNDYNGGKKLSMKQSILWNSWGSMFYLGCQWLLTILVVRISGVDNAGLLSLAMSVSNIWYSLAVYGMRNFQVSDTNEKYSNGLYISSRIFTGSAALFGCIIYTLVLSYSPEQKLCIIIYFVYKLSEALFDVFAGIYQKMWRLDYVGKSFTIRGVLTLGTFSAALFLSGNLVITLLIMTVCCLLSVCLYDIHFAGKITNIRICWDKKKIKELLIECFPLVVYTMLSTAIGTIPRLFIERYLGNYKLGIYGSVATPTLIIQMGATYIFNPFVTLFAERYHQKNKKGFLNALFLCSASVAGLAVAGVIGGKLLGKWGLGLLLGEEVAAHSDLLIPLILCTVLTAFAWLLCGVLTAIRDFKGLVAGNAAAVAVSYFSSVIMVKRYDMQGGSVALALATIVEIIFLALCLARCVHENFAVKGQVED
- a CDS encoding glycosyltransferase family 2 protein; protein product: MEGNKKREHIFAICAYKESPYLEECILSLEKQTRKSSIIMVTSTPNKYIEELSRKYEIPLFINHGEHGITQDWNFAYQCANARYVTIAHQDDVYLPDYWQKSYEYLRRAKRPLIVFGDYGELRKDQPILNNRLLKMKRLMLMPLKIKVFWSSKFVRRRILSFGCPICCPSVTFAKEHLQEPIFKAGFRSAEDWEAWEKLSKEKGSFVYVNKILMYHRIHEGSETSIILGDDARKREDFIMFRKFWPKPIARILVKLYSSSEKSNKL
- a CDS encoding glycosyltransferase family 2 protein is translated as MKKLIIIPAYNEESCIEKTVENIQKFAPSFDYIVINDCSRDKTKEICEKKQFHFINLSVNLGIGGAVQTGYMYALENHYDVAVQVDGDGQHDAAFLNEMAVFMEKHQANMVIGSRFIEKKGFQSSGLRRMGIKFFTGLIKVLTGKTITDPTSGLRMVDREIIKMFAENYPKDYPEPETVVSVIRKNMKVKEIPVVMKERQGGVSSISPKKSVYYMIKVSLAIIIECLR